DNA from Corynebacterium stationis:
GCGCTCGAAAGCGTCGATGGTATCTGCCAAAGGTACGTAAGAGCCTGGCAGCCCGGTGAACTTCTCTGCGACGAAGAAGTTCTGGCCCAAGAAGCGCTCAATGCGACGTGCGCGCTGAACGGTGATCTTGTCCTCTTCAGACAGCTCGTCCATACCCAGAATCGCGATAATATCCTGCAGTTCCTTGTTCTTCTGCAAAATGTTGATCACGCGCTGAGCAACAGCGTAGTGACGCTCACCGACGATGCTTGGCTCGAGAATACGAGAAGTCGACGACAGTGGGTTCACTGCTGGGTAGATACCCTTGGAAGCAATCGCACGGTCAAGCTCGGTGGTTGCATCCAAGTGAGCGAATGTGGTCGCTGGAGCTGGGTCGGTGTAGTCATCGGCAGGAACGTAAACGGCCTGCAGAGAGGTAATCGACTTACCCTTAGTAGAGGTAATGCGCTCCTGGAGTACACCCATCTCATCAGCCAAGGTTGGCTGGTAGCCCACAGCGGAAGGCATACGGCCCAAAAGGGTCGAAACTTCAGAACCAGCCTGCGTGAAACGGAAGATGTTATCGATGAACAGCAGCACGTCCTGGTTCTGAACATCGCGGAAGTACTCCGCCATGGTCAGACCGGACAGAGCTACGCGCATACGAACTCCTGGTGGTTCGTCCATCTGGCCGAACACGAGGGCGGTGTCCTGCAGTACGCCCATTTCTTCCATTTCCAAGAACAGGTCGGTGCCCTCACGGGTGCGCTCGCCAACACCAGCGAACACGGAGGTACCAGAGAACTCGCGTGCGATACGAGTAATCATTTCCTGAATCAGAACGGTCTTACCAACACCCGCACCGCCGAAGAGGCCAATCTTGCCGCCCTTGACGTATGGGGTCAAAAGGTCGATGACCTTAATGCCGGTTTCGAGGATCTCGGTCTTGCCTTCGAGCTGGTCGAATGCTGGTGGCTCGCGGTGGATGCCCCACTGCTCGCCATCTCGGCCCAGACCTGGCTCATCCAAGCAGTCGCCCAATGCGTTAAAGACGTGGCCCTTAACAACATCGCCAACTGGCACGGAGATTGGTGCCTCGGTATCGG
Protein-coding regions in this window:
- the atpD gene encoding F0F1 ATP synthase subunit beta, with the translated sequence MTTALHEQNTQESAIAGRVVRVIGPVVDVEFPRGGLPALYNALTVEINLESVARTITLEVAQHLGDNLVRTVSMAPTDGLVRGAAVTDTEAPISVPVGDVVKGHVFNALGDCLDEPGLGRDGEQWGIHREPPAFDQLEGKTEILETGIKVIDLLTPYVKGGKIGLFGGAGVGKTVLIQEMITRIAREFSGTSVFAGVGERTREGTDLFLEMEEMGVLQDTALVFGQMDEPPGVRMRVALSGLTMAEYFRDVQNQDVLLFIDNIFRFTQAGSEVSTLLGRMPSAVGYQPTLADEMGVLQERITSTKGKSITSLQAVYVPADDYTDPAPATTFAHLDATTELDRAIASKGIYPAVNPLSSTSRILEPSIVGERHYAVAQRVINILQKNKELQDIIAILGMDELSEEDKITVQRARRIERFLGQNFFVAEKFTGLPGSYVPLADTIDAFERICNGEFDHYPEQAFNGLGGLDDVEAAYKKLTEK